A genome region from Aphelocoma coerulescens isolate FSJ_1873_10779 chromosome Z unlocalized genomic scaffold, UR_Acoe_1.0 ChrZ, whole genome shotgun sequence includes the following:
- the LOC138103298 gene encoding V-type proton ATPase subunit S1-like protein isoform X2, producing MAQVVSYNLSGGGPWEGAPWRPFPHSHYSPLNVTVNGTLCILFWAKRIMIRFENHTQLDLTEKTFGVRATVDLGDSNCSEDSAILSLKFGDIGNLKGLVIRLLLTASYYQLSVQNWFSLQRLQLLYNHSVQATFNATGIHAPASYSFHCEHVSSLQRYDALLVPSSANDLSQLWEVTFIDFQIQGFNVQEGHFAYARDCASFFSPAILMGLVMSLILLLVLAYALHMLIHLKSLDRHYECKASPAYFAQMKDNDMGDEKEPLRNSGNESYELRNQQFSKIYI from the exons ATGGCACAG GTTGTCAGCTACAACTTGAGCGGGGGAGGACCGTGGGAAGGAGCACCCTGGAGGCCGTTCCCCCACAGCCACTACAGCCCCCTCAACGTCACCGTCAACGGCACCCTCTGCATCCTGTTCTGGGCCAAGAGGATCATGATCAGGTTTGAAAACCACACCCAGCTGGATTTGACAGAGAAGACCTTCGGTGTCCGCGCCACCGTGGACCTTGGGGACTCAAACTGCAGCGAGGACAGTGCCAT ACTTTCCCTGAAGTTTGGTGACATTGGCAATCTAAAGGGACTTGTTATCAG GCTCTTGTTAACTGCCAGCTACTACCAGCTGTCTGTCCAGAACTGGTTCAGcctgcagaggctgcagctcctgTACAACCACTCAGTGCAGGCGACGTTCAACGCCACGGGGATCCACGCGCCGGCCAGTTACTCCTTCCACTGCGAGCACGTCAGCAGCCTGCAGAGATACGATGCCCTGCTCGTGCCCAGCTCTGCAAACGACctctcccagctctgggagGTCACTTTCATTGACTTCCAG ATTCAAGGTTTTAACGTTCAAGAAGGACATTTTGCCTACGCCAGAGACTGTGCATCCTTCTTCTCCCCTGCAATCCTGATGGGGTTGGTGATGTCCCTGATTCTGCTGCTGGTCCTGGCCTATGCTCTGCACATGCTCATCCACCTGAAATCTCTCGACAGGCACTACGAGTGCAAGGCTTCTCCTGCCTATTTTGCACAGATGAAAGACAATGACATGGGGGATGAGAAGGAGCCACTGAGAAACAGTGGGAATGAGTCCTATGAACTTAGAAACCAACAGTTCAGTAAAATCTATATTTAG
- the LOC138103298 gene encoding V-type proton ATPase subunit S1-like protein isoform X1 — MDGIAALRLLLLLACAGLGGSEHGSPAGNSSHEFSDQDSLQRNGQHYNGGVKPKFNVNRVAMAQVVSYNLSGGGPWEGAPWRPFPHSHYSPLNVTVNGTLCILFWAKRIMIRFENHTQLDLTEKTFGVRATVDLGDSNCSEDSAILSLKFGDIGNLKGLVIRLLLTASYYQLSVQNWFSLQRLQLLYNHSVQATFNATGIHAPASYSFHCEHVSSLQRYDALLVPSSANDLSQLWEVTFIDFQIQGFNVQEGHFAYARDCASFFSPAILMGLVMSLILLLVLAYALHMLIHLKSLDRHYECKASPAYFAQMKDNDMGDEKEPLRNSGNESYELRNQQFSKIYI, encoded by the exons ATGGACGGGATCGCTGCCCTgcggctcctgctgctgctcgcCTGCGCCGGGCTCGGCGGCTCGGAGCacgggagccccgcggggaaCAG TTCACATGAATTTTCAGATCAAGATTCTCTCCAGAGAAATG GTCAGCATTACAATGGTGGTGTGAAGCCAAAGTTCAATGTCAATCGAGTGGCGATGGCACAG GTTGTCAGCTACAACTTGAGCGGGGGAGGACCGTGGGAAGGAGCACCCTGGAGGCCGTTCCCCCACAGCCACTACAGCCCCCTCAACGTCACCGTCAACGGCACCCTCTGCATCCTGTTCTGGGCCAAGAGGATCATGATCAGGTTTGAAAACCACACCCAGCTGGATTTGACAGAGAAGACCTTCGGTGTCCGCGCCACCGTGGACCTTGGGGACTCAAACTGCAGCGAGGACAGTGCCAT ACTTTCCCTGAAGTTTGGTGACATTGGCAATCTAAAGGGACTTGTTATCAG GCTCTTGTTAACTGCCAGCTACTACCAGCTGTCTGTCCAGAACTGGTTCAGcctgcagaggctgcagctcctgTACAACCACTCAGTGCAGGCGACGTTCAACGCCACGGGGATCCACGCGCCGGCCAGTTACTCCTTCCACTGCGAGCACGTCAGCAGCCTGCAGAGATACGATGCCCTGCTCGTGCCCAGCTCTGCAAACGACctctcccagctctgggagGTCACTTTCATTGACTTCCAG ATTCAAGGTTTTAACGTTCAAGAAGGACATTTTGCCTACGCCAGAGACTGTGCATCCTTCTTCTCCCCTGCAATCCTGATGGGGTTGGTGATGTCCCTGATTCTGCTGCTGGTCCTGGCCTATGCTCTGCACATGCTCATCCACCTGAAATCTCTCGACAGGCACTACGAGTGCAAGGCTTCTCCTGCCTATTTTGCACAGATGAAAGACAATGACATGGGGGATGAGAAGGAGCCACTGAGAAACAGTGGGAATGAGTCCTATGAACTTAGAAACCAACAGTTCAGTAAAATCTATATTTAG
- the RPS23 gene encoding small ribosomal subunit protein uS12, whose protein sequence is MGKCRGLRTARKLRSHRRDQKWHDKQYKKAHLGTALKANPFGGASHAKGIVLEKVGVEAKQPNSAIRKCVRVQLIKNGKKITAFVPNDGCLNFIEENDEVLVAGFGRKGHAVGDIPGVRFKVVKVANVSLLALYKGKKERPRS, encoded by the exons ATGG GGAAGTGCCGAGGCCTCCGCACCGCTCGGAAGCTGCGCAGCCACCGCCGGGACCAGAAGTGGCACGACAAGCAGTACAAGAAGGCGCACCTGGGCACGGCGCTGAAGGCCAACCCCTTCGGGGGCGCTTCCCACGCCAAGGGCATCGTCCTGGAGAAAGT TGGCGTCGAAGCCAAGCAGCCCAACTCTGCCATCAGGAAATGCGTCAGGGTCCAGCTCATTAAGAacgggaaaaaaatcacagcgtTCGTCCCCAACGATGGCTGCCTGAACTTCATCGAG GAGAACGACGAGGTGCTGGTGGCCGGCTTCGGGCGCAAGGGCCACGCCGTGGGGGACATCCCGGGCGTGCGCTTCAAGGTGGTCAAGGTGGCCAACGTGTCCCTGCTGGCCCTCTAcaaggggaagaaggagagaCCCAGGTCGTAA